The Penaeus chinensis breed Huanghai No. 1 chromosome 36, ASM1920278v2, whole genome shotgun sequence genome includes a region encoding these proteins:
- the LOC125045004 gene encoding kynurenine/alpha-aminoadipate aminotransferase, mitochondrial-like produces MDYTKFFSINASRRKPSWIGRLRKFVSSPNVLWLAGGLPNPSRFPFSEAKVTLRDGTVINISPETMAAALQYGNKEGNVQLLNYLSDLTQRLHAPPCWSRTKQLITVGQDGLAKAFVMLVDPGDYVIVPRFCSTGNFSELSALNPRYISVEEDEEGMLAEDLRSTLAQLELESEFNHHEFRPKVMYVNPSSNSPSGKGMREQRRRAIYAIACEYDLLILEDDPYYFLHFSDAINFDINEHQDLPPSFLNLDHEGRVIRFDSFSDVVNTGVLTEVITGPEPLVEKILQHVQATVLAGVGLSQALFTELLRAWGVDGFLRHVREVRELYCSRRDAMLMAAEKHLTGLCEWNVPEGGMFLWLKVPGIKGTQGMLARCCADKNLLLAPGNGFTTNPKLPCQYMRACYSTATLEQMDKAFKILADLIREEIQRDKDSPHHYDLL; encoded by the exons ATGGACTACACAAAATTCTTCTCCATTAATGCTTCTAGACGTAAACCTTCATGGATTGGCCGGCTCA GGAAGTTTGTCAGCAGCCCAAATGTCTTGTGGTTGGCGGGGGGGCTTCCAAACCCGTCACGCTTCCCGTTCTCTGAGGCAAAGGTAACACTGAGGGATGGCACCGTGATCAACATCTCCCCCGAGACCATGGCTGCTGCTTTGCAATACGGCAATAAAGAAGG TAACGTGCAACTCTTGAACTACCTGTCGGACCTAACGCAGAGGCTGCACGCACCCCCATGCTGGTCTCGGACCAAACAACTGATAACCGTAGGCCAGGACGGCTTGGCCAAGGCCTTCGTCATGCTAGTCGACCCTGGTGATTACGTAATCGTCCCTCGGTTTTGCAGCACTGGAAATTTCTCTGAA TTATCAGCTCTGAATCCTCGCTATATTTCTgttgaggaagacgaagaagggatgCTGGCAGAAGACTTAAGGTCAACCTTGGCCCAACTGGAGCTCGAATCTGAATTCAATCACCATGAATTTCGACCCAAG GTCATGTACGTGAATCCTAGCAGCAACAGCCCCTcgggaaaggggatgagggagcaACGCCGTCGAGCAATCTACGCCATTGCATGCGAGTACGACCTCCTCATTCTGGAAGACGACCCCTACTACTTCCTTCACTTCAGTGAT GcgattaattttgatattaatgaaCATCAGGACCTTCCACCAAGTTTCTTGAATCTGGACCACGAAGGCCGAGTAATAAGATTCGATTCCTTCTCCGACGTTGTTAACACTGGGGTACTTACGGAGGTCATCACAGGACCGGAACCCCTTGTTGAAAAGATACTGCAGCATGTGCAAGCTACAGTGCTCGCCGGGGTTGGTTTGTCTCAG GCCTTGTTCACAGAGCTGCTCCGTGCCTGGGGTGTGGACGGTTTCCTTCGCCACGTAAGGGAAGTGCGTGAACTTTACTGCAGCAGGAGAGATGCAATGTTGATGGCGGCGGAGAAGCATTTGACTG GATTGTGTGAATGGAATGTGCCTGAAGGTGGGATGTTCTTATGGCTCAAG GTTCCTGGAATAAAGGGCACACAGGGTATGTTAGCTAGATGCTGTGCGGATAAGAATCTCCTCCTGGCTCCTGGAAACGGCTTCACTACCAACCCGAAGCTTCCTTGTCAGTACATGAGAGCTTGCTACTCTACCGCCACGCTTGAGCAGATGGACAAG GCCTTCAAAATCCTGGCGGATCTAATAAGAGAGGAAATTCAACGAGACAAGGATTCACCTCACCATTACGATCTACTGTGA
- the LOC125044998 gene encoding kynurenine/alpha-aminoadipate aminotransferase, mitochondrial-like codes for MDYTRFLSNNAKARRPSWITQLRRYLTNPSPDMLWLAGGHPDASLFPFSEATMTLKNGQEIHLNQDLMSTSLQYGPVEGHTPLLKHLSDLTQKLHSPPRWPETRQLLTVGGQDGMAKAFVMLIDPGNYVIVPVPCYAGIFSELTSLNPHYLPVEEDEEGMRSDLLRSTLARWKNEIGETNSDKRLKFMYTNPSGSNPSGTNMSEKRRREIYALACEYDFLILEDDPYYFLQFQDDFPPSFLSLDTEGRVLRFDSFSKTVSAGLRVGYVTGPEVLVEKISQHIMATVMGGSTLSQVLVNELFHKWGLEGFLSHVKEVRDMYRRRRDAALSAAEKHLTGLCEWRKPGGGMFLWLKVPKVTDTQAMLLERGATKNILLVPGNGFTTRPELPCQYMRASYSTVQPEQMDKAFKILAEVIREEIQLKNNAK; via the exons ATGGATTACACAAGGTTTTTATCCAATAATGCTAAAGCGCGTAGGCCGTCGTGGATAACCCAGCTCA GGAGATACCTGACCAACCCTTCGCCGGACATGCTGTGGCTGGCAGGCGGGCACCCGgacgcctctctcttccccttctcggaAGCGACGATGACCTTGAAGAACGGGCAGGAGATACATCTCAACCAGGACCTTATGTCGACTAGTCTACAATATGGCCCGGTTGAAGG GCACACACCTCTGCTGAAGCACCTTTCGGACTTAACGCAGAAGCTCCACTCGCCTCCACGCTGGCCCGAGACGCGACAGCTCCTGACGGTGGGAGGCCAGGACGGCATGGCCAAGGCCTTCGTCATGCTGATCGACCCTGGGAACTACGTGATCGTCCCTGTACCTTGTTATGCTGGCATCTTTTCTGAG CTAACATCTCTAAACCCTCATTACCTTCCtgttgaggaggatgaggaaggcatGAGATCCGACTTGCTGAGGTCAACATTAGCTCGCTGGAAGAACGAGATCGGAGAGACGAATTCGGATAAGCGACTGAAG TTTATGTACACAAACCCGAGCGGCAGCAACCCATCGGGAACGAATATGAGTGAGAAACGACGTCGAGAGATTTACGCCCTTGCTTGCGAGTACGACTTCCTCATCCTCGAGGACGACCCCTACTATTTCCTTCAGTTCCAAGAT GACTTCCCGCCGAGCTTCCTGAGCCTGGATACCGAGGGTCGTGTGCTGAGGTTCGACTCCTTCTCCAAGACCGTAAGCGCCGGACTGCGAGTGGGATACGTCACGGGACCAGAAGTTCTAGTGGAGAAGATTAGTCAGCATATAATGGCCACGGTGATGGGCGGCTCTACTTTGTCTCAG GTTTTAGTGAACGAACTCTTTCACAAGTGGGGCCTGGAGGGGTTCCTAAGTCACGTGAAGGAAGTGCGAGATATGTACCGCAGGAGGAGGGACGCTGCATTGTCGGCGGCAGAAAAGCATCTCACTG GTCTATGCGAGTGGCGCAAGCCCGGAGGGGGAATGTTCTTGTGGCTCAAG GTTCCCAAAGTGACGGACACCCAAGCCATGTTGCTAGAGCGCGGCGCAACCAAAAACATCCTGCTGGTCCCAGGCAACGGCTTCACCACCAGGCCAGAGCTTCCCTGCCAGTACATGAGGGCTTCTTACTCGACTGTCCAACCCGAGCAGATGGATAAG GCTTTCAAAATACTTGCGGAGGTGATAAGAGAAGAGATACAACTTAAGAACAATGCAAAATGA